One Ahaetulla prasina isolate Xishuangbanna chromosome 1, ASM2864084v1, whole genome shotgun sequence DNA window includes the following coding sequences:
- the FZD5 gene encoding frizzled-5 produces the protein MAGFRPGLRGTLLSLLLFVLKAPVPAAAASKAIVCQEITVPMCKGIGYNLTYMPNQFNHDTQDEAGLEVHQFWPLVEIQCSLDLKFFLCSMYTPICLLDYAKPLPPCRSVCERAKAGCSPLMRQYGFAWPERMNCDKLPIPGDTEMLCMDHNQTEATTLPPFTKPTRSSKGIHKNLTPLTSSDCKRVCACKEPLVFISQETHPLYNKIETGHVRNCAIPCFQPYFTQDEKTFATFWIGLWSVLCFISTFTTVATFLIDMERFRYPERPIIFLSACYLFVSIGYIIRLIVGHANVACNKDYNHIHYETTGPALCTVVFLLIYFFGMASSIWWVILSLTWFLAAGMKWGNEAIASYSQYFHMAAWLLPSIKSITVLALSSVDGDPVAGICYVGNQNVDKLRGFVLAPLVVYLFTGTMFLLAGFVSLFRIRNVIKQGGTKTDKLEKLMIRIGIFTVLYTVPATIVVACYIYEQHYREKWEMAQNCSCPGDKSRPKPDYAVFMLKYFMCLVVGITSGVWIWSGKTLESWKQFTGRCCRGGKPVSATMYSEANIALTGRTGLATSASYHKQVPLSHV, from the coding sequence ATGGCCGGATTTCGCCCTGGTCTGAGAGGTACCTTGCTGAGCCTTCTGCTGTTCGTGCTGAAGGCTCCGGTTCCTGCTGCGGCTGCATCCAAGGCCATCGTCTGCCAGGAGATCACCGTGCCCATGTGCAAAGGCATTGGCTACAACCTGACTTACATGCCGAACCAGTTCAACCACGATACCCAAGATGAAGCTGGCCTGGAAGTGCACCAGTTCTGGCCCCTGGTGGAGATTCAGTGCTCTCTGGATCTGAAATTTTTCCTCTGCAGCATGTACACTCCCATCTGCCTGCTGGACTACGCCAAGCCTCTGCCGCCCTGCCGGTCAGTGTGTGAGAGGGCCAAAGCCGGGTGCTCTCCTTTGATGAGGCAGTACGGCTTTGCCTGGCCAGAAAGGATGAACTGTGATAAGCTGCCCATTCCAGGAGACACGGAGATGCTGTGCATGGATCACAACCAGACGGAGGCCACAACCTTGCCCCCATTTACTAAGCCCACCCGCTCTTCTAAAGGAATCCACAAAAATCTCACCCCTCTAACCAGTAGTGACTGCAAGAGAGTATGCGCCTGCAAAGAGCCCTTAGTCTTCATCTCCCAAGAAACTCACCCGCTCTACAACAAGATCGAGACTGGCCATGTGCGCAATTGCGCAATTCCTTGCTTCCAGCCCTATTTTACCCAAGATGAAAAAACTTTTGCTACCTTCTGGATTGGCTTGTGGTCCGTCCTTTGTTTCATCTCCACTTTCACCACAGTGgccacctttctgattgacatggAAAGGTTCAGGTACCCGGAGCGCCCCATCATCTTTTTATCAGCCTGTTATCTCTTTGTATCCATTGGCTACATCATCCGGCTGATTGTGGGCCATGCTAATGTGGCCTGCAACAAAGATTACAACCACATACACTATGAAACCACCGGGCCTGCCCTCTGCACTGTGGTGTTCCTCCTGATCTATTTCTTTGGCATGGCAAGTTCCATCTGGTGGGTCATCTTGTCTCTTACCTGGTTTCTGGCAGCTGGGATGAAGTGGGGGAATGAAGCCATTGCTAGCTACTCCCAGTATTTTCACATGGCAGCCTGGCTTCTTCCAAGCATAAAATCCATTACTGTTTTGGCCCTGAGCTCAGTCGATGGGGACCCGGTAGCTGGGATCTGCTATGTGGGTAATCAGAATGTGGACAAGCTGCGGGGTTTTGTCCTCGCTCCGCTGGTGGTGTATCTTTTCACCGGGACCATGTTTCTGCTGGCTGGTTTTGTATCCCTCTTCCGAATTCGGAATGTGATTAAACAAGGGGGCACAAAGACGGACAAGCTGGAGAAGCTGATGATTCGTATCGGGATCTTCACCGTTCTTTACACTGTCCCAGCTACCATTGTGGTGGCTTGCTATATCTACGAGCAGCACTACAGGGAGAAATGGGAGATGGCACAGAATTGCTCTTGCCCTGGGGACAAGTCCAGACCGAAGCCTGACTATGCTGTTTTTATGCTCAAGTACTTCATGTGCCTGGTGGTGGGCATCACCTCTGGGGTCTGGATTTGGTCAGGGAAGACGCTGGAGTCTTGGAAGCAGTTCACAGGTCGATGCTGCAGGGGAGGGAAGCCCGTGAGCGCCACCATGTACAGTGAGGCCAACATAGCGCTGACAGGCCGGACTGGGCTTGCCACTTCTGCTTCCTACCACAAACAGGTTCCCCTGTCCCATGTGTGA